One genomic window of Halorubrum hochsteinianum includes the following:
- a CDS encoding V-type ATP synthase subunit F translates to MSQEIAVVGSPEFTTGFRLAGVRAFENVPDDEKDEKLDDAVERTLDDEGVGIIVMHDDDLDHLSRGTREAVEGSIEPVLVTLGGSGAGSGGLRDQIKRAIGIDLMEEDD, encoded by the coding sequence ATGAGCCAGGAGATAGCGGTCGTCGGCAGCCCGGAGTTCACGACCGGGTTCCGTCTCGCCGGCGTCCGGGCGTTCGAGAACGTGCCGGACGACGAGAAGGACGAGAAGCTCGACGACGCGGTCGAGCGGACGCTCGACGACGAGGGCGTCGGCATCATCGTGATGCACGACGACGACCTCGACCACCTCTCGCGGGGGACCCGCGAGGCGGTCGAGGGGAGCATCGAGCCGGTGCTCGTGACGCTCGGCGGCTCCGGAGCCGGCAGCGGCGGGCTGCGCGACCAGATCAAACGCGCCATCGGCATCGACCTGATGGAGGAAGACGACTAA
- a CDS encoding V-type ATP synthase subunit C, with translation MSAAGSPNPEYVVARVRARRGSLFGDEEYRKLTRMGPAEIARFMEESSYGAEINALGSRHGGVDLIEYALNRNLAEQFDAILDWSEGSLYDLIARYLRKFDAWNVKTIIRGVYTDAEQEAVEVDLIRAGEFDDRRIRRLLEADSIDGVIEVLEDTIYGEPLREAYAEFEETGVLVPLENAVDRAFYERLLSGLGVDEPTRQYEAFLKAEVDFRNATNALRLARSGADIDPAAYFIEGGDLFTRSSLARLAQNIDELVEYIGDSQYGDELGPALRELEEADSLIAFEHAIDAALLAYGDRLGTIHPVSVTPVISYILAKERETENIRAIARGKEAGLSPDEIESELVIT, from the coding sequence ATGAGCGCCGCCGGCAGCCCGAACCCCGAGTACGTCGTCGCGCGGGTTCGTGCCCGCCGCGGCAGCCTCTTCGGGGACGAAGAGTACCGCAAGCTCACCCGGATGGGTCCGGCCGAGATCGCTCGGTTCATGGAGGAGTCGAGCTACGGCGCGGAGATCAACGCGCTCGGCAGCCGCCACGGCGGCGTGGACCTGATCGAGTACGCGCTGAACCGCAACCTCGCCGAGCAGTTCGACGCGATCCTCGACTGGAGCGAGGGGTCGCTGTACGACCTGATCGCCCGGTACCTCCGGAAGTTCGACGCGTGGAACGTGAAGACGATCATCCGCGGCGTCTACACCGACGCGGAGCAGGAGGCCGTCGAGGTCGACCTGATCCGCGCCGGCGAGTTCGACGACCGCCGGATCCGCCGGCTGCTGGAGGCGGACTCGATCGACGGCGTGATCGAGGTCCTCGAAGACACGATCTACGGGGAGCCGCTCCGGGAGGCGTACGCCGAGTTCGAGGAGACGGGCGTGCTGGTGCCGCTGGAGAACGCGGTCGACCGCGCGTTCTACGAGCGGCTCCTCTCCGGGCTGGGCGTCGACGAGCCGACCCGGCAGTACGAGGCGTTCCTCAAGGCGGAGGTCGACTTCCGGAACGCGACGAACGCGCTCCGGCTCGCCCGTTCGGGCGCGGACATCGACCCCGCCGCCTACTTCATCGAGGGTGGCGACCTGTTCACCCGCTCGTCGCTCGCGCGGCTGGCGCAGAACATCGACGAACTGGTCGAGTACATCGGCGACAGCCAGTACGGCGACGAGCTCGGTCCCGCGCTCCGCGAGCTCGAGGAGGCCGACAGCCTCATCGCGTTCGAACACGCGATCGACGCCGCGCTGTTGGCGTACGGCGACCGGCTCGGCACGATCCACCCCGTGTCGGTCACCCCGGTCATCTCGTACATCCTCGCGAAGGAGCGCGAGACGGAGAACATCCGGGCGATCGCCCGCGGGAAGGAAGCGGGACTCTCGCCCGACGAGATCGAATCGGAGCTGGTGATAACATGA
- a CDS encoding V-type ATP synthase subunit E: MSLETVVEDVRDEARARAEEIREQADAEADEIVAEAEADAERIREERLAEVDDQIDQEREQTLSSAKLEAKQERLGARRDVLEDVRDDVEAAISGLDGDDRRELTEALLDASLAEFDDDESVAVYTRAEDVDLLEDLVADRNAEVDGEIDCLGGVVAESDTSRVRVNNTFDSVLESVWDDELKNISERLFDQ; this comes from the coding sequence ATGAGTTTGGAAACCGTCGTTGAGGACGTTCGAGACGAAGCCCGCGCGCGTGCGGAGGAGATCCGCGAACAGGCCGACGCCGAGGCCGACGAGATCGTCGCCGAGGCGGAGGCCGACGCGGAGCGCATCCGCGAGGAGCGGCTCGCCGAGGTCGACGACCAGATCGACCAGGAGCGCGAACAGACGCTCTCTTCGGCGAAGCTCGAGGCCAAACAGGAGCGGCTCGGTGCTCGCCGCGACGTCCTAGAGGACGTTCGCGACGACGTTGAAGCGGCGATTTCCGGTCTCGACGGCGACGACCGTCGCGAGCTCACGGAGGCCCTGCTGGACGCGAGCCTCGCGGAGTTCGACGACGACGAGAGCGTCGCCGTCTACACCCGCGCCGAGGATGTCGACCTGCTCGAGGACCTCGTCGCGGACCGCAACGCCGAGGTCGACGGGGAGATCGACTGCCTCGGCGGCGTCGTCGCGGAGAGCGACACCTCCCGCGTTCGCGTGAACAACACGTTCGACTCGGTCTTGGAGTCCGTCTGGGACGACGAGTTGAAGAACATCTCGGAGCGGCTGTTCGACCAATGA